One Dictyoglomus thermophilum H-6-12 DNA window includes the following coding sequences:
- the thpR gene encoding RNA 2',3'-cyclic phosphodiesterase — MAKKSSEKNIAYRRLFIAIELEDSIKDHILSFQKELKNSVLGDVKWVERENFHLTIKFLGETPENLIDDIKSILDETSYYFEPFYISLEGFGAFPSLKSPRVLWIGIEEGLDGLEKVFDFIEKRLVKKGFRKEDRPFSPHLTLGRVKDRDVRILKDLLFDKEVVLVSSITLFESKLTPEGPIYTPIYRVNLGKK; from the coding sequence ATGGCAAAGAAATCTTCTGAGAAGAACATAGCTTATAGAAGGTTATTTATAGCTATCGAGCTTGAAGATAGCATCAAAGATCATATTTTAAGTTTTCAAAAAGAACTAAAAAATTCGGTATTAGGAGATGTTAAATGGGTTGAGAGAGAAAATTTTCACTTAACCATTAAATTCCTCGGGGAAACACCAGAAAATCTAATTGACGATATTAAAAGTATCTTAGATGAAACTTCATATTATTTCGAACCTTTTTATATTTCTCTTGAGGGGTTTGGAGCTTTTCCCTCCTTGAAAAGTCCAAGAGTTTTGTGGATCGGAATAGAAGAGGGGTTAGATGGTTTAGAAAAGGTTTTCGATTTTATTGAAAAAAGGCTAGTAAAGAAGGGATTTAGGAAAGAAGATAGACCTTTTTCACCTCATCTGACCCTTGGTAGGGTCAAGGATAGGGATGTTAGAATTTTAAAGGATCTGCTTTTTGATAAAGAAGTAGTATTAGTCAGTAGTATAACACTATTTGAAAGTAAGTTGACTCCAGAGGGACCCATCTATACTCCGATATATAGAGTTAATCTTGGTAAAAAATAA
- a CDS encoding glycosyltransferase family 4 protein — MRKQQIERINVAFLSTYPPRACGLATFTEDLVREIDKIAPLYNPFVNTSIIAISDDTYIYDNKVIKEIDQFNKKDYLDLSKYLNNSEIDLLVIQHEYGIFGGESGEYLLDLIYNLSIPFTTVLHTVLTNPSEKQRHILREIGKYSEKVVTMAKNTIDLLTNIYEIEENKIVHIPHGVPYVYYGDREELKKELGLEGKIVISTFGLIGPGKGLEYGIEAVAKLKDEFPNVVYLILGRTHPGIIRNEGESYREKLLKMVEGLGVKENVIFVNKYLTKEEILKYLQASDIYMTPYLNKEQAVSGTLSYALACGRVIVSTAYRYAEELLADGRGILVDFRDSDGIYRAIRDVLRDEERRKEMEKKAFEYGKGMWWNVVAERYIEMFYEVVLGKDEEVRGWKKWSFSTPELITYLD, encoded by the coding sequence ATGAGAAAACAGCAAATAGAGAGAATTAATGTAGCATTTCTTAGCACTTATCCTCCCAGAGCATGTGGATTAGCTACTTTTACAGAGGATCTCGTGAGGGAGATTGATAAAATAGCTCCTTTGTATAATCCCTTTGTTAATACTTCAATTATAGCCATAAGTGATGACACTTATATTTACGATAACAAAGTAATAAAGGAGATAGATCAATTTAATAAGAAAGATTACCTTGATCTTTCTAAGTACCTCAATAATTCTGAGATTGACCTTTTGGTAATACAACATGAGTATGGAATTTTTGGGGGCGAAAGTGGAGAGTACCTTTTGGATCTTATTTATAACTTAAGCATTCCTTTTACTACTGTGCTTCATACTGTTCTGACTAATCCAAGCGAAAAGCAGAGACATATTTTAAGAGAAATTGGCAAGTATTCAGAAAAAGTTGTGACTATGGCTAAGAATACTATTGATCTTTTAACTAATATTTATGAGATTGAAGAAAATAAAATAGTTCATATTCCTCATGGGGTTCCATATGTGTACTATGGTGATAGAGAAGAACTAAAAAAGGAACTTGGCCTAGAAGGTAAGATAGTAATAAGTACTTTTGGACTTATTGGGCCTGGTAAGGGACTTGAGTATGGAATTGAGGCAGTTGCAAAGTTAAAAGATGAATTTCCAAATGTGGTTTACCTGATTTTAGGAAGAACTCATCCTGGAATTATAAGAAATGAGGGAGAATCTTATAGAGAAAAGTTATTAAAAATGGTTGAGGGGTTAGGGGTAAAGGAGAATGTCATATTTGTAAACAAGTATTTAACTAAGGAGGAAATTCTTAAATATTTACAGGCATCAGACATTTACATGACACCATATCTTAACAAGGAGCAGGCTGTTAGTGGTACTTTAAGCTATGCTTTAGCTTGTGGGAGGGTAATAGTATCTACTGCTTATAGATATGCAGAAGAACTCTTAGCTGATGGAAGGGGTATTTTGGTGGATTTTAGAGATTCTGATGGAATTTATAGGGCAATAAGAGATGTACTAAGAGACGAGGAAAGAAGGAAAGAGATGGAGAAAAAAGCTTTTGAGTATGGAAAAGGTATGTGGTGGAATGTGGTTGCAGAGAGGTATATAGAAATGTTCTATGAAGTGGTATTGGGTAAGGATGAAGAAGTAAGGGGGTGGAAGAAATGGAGCTTCTCTACCCCAGAGTTGATCACTTATTTAGATTAA
- a CDS encoding type IV pilus twitching motility protein PilT: MNLAVNLEASDIHLKVGTPPAVRIMKDIVFLKEEPLTPEEVENLAFSIMPPSAREVFLKNKEVDFPYEKKGLVRFRVNVYTQRQTVAISMRLIKLNIPSIEDLGLPSILKSLVTKKAGLILVTGPSGSGKSTTLAAMIEYLNQNESLNIITIEDPIEYVFTDKLSLISQREIGIDTSSFYSALKMALREDPNIIMVGELRDIESVSVALQAAETGHLVLSTLHTIDTVSTISRIVDMFPPHQQNQVRYQLASTLVGIISQRLLKRKDKTGLVPACEVLIGTSTVRKWIRENKLSEIPKIIEEGKLEGMQSFNQNLLELYKANIIDANEALMASPNPSDLELAIKGIIAG, from the coding sequence ATAAATCTCGCTGTAAATTTAGAAGCCTCTGATATCCATTTAAAAGTTGGTACTCCTCCAGCGGTAAGAATAATGAAAGATATTGTCTTTCTAAAAGAAGAGCCTTTAACTCCAGAAGAGGTTGAAAACCTGGCTTTTAGTATAATGCCTCCTTCCGCAAGAGAGGTTTTCTTAAAGAACAAAGAGGTAGATTTTCCATATGAGAAAAAAGGATTAGTAAGATTTAGGGTAAATGTCTATACTCAAAGACAAACTGTAGCTATTTCCATGAGGCTCATAAAATTGAACATTCCTTCCATAGAAGATTTAGGACTTCCTAGCATATTAAAGTCTCTTGTTACCAAAAAAGCAGGATTAATACTAGTTACAGGCCCATCAGGAAGCGGTAAATCCACTACCCTCGCTGCTATGATAGAGTATCTTAACCAAAATGAGAGTTTGAATATAATAACCATTGAGGATCCTATAGAATACGTATTTACTGATAAATTATCTCTAATCTCACAAAGAGAAATAGGTATTGATACAAGCTCTTTCTATTCAGCCCTAAAGATGGCTTTAAGAGAAGACCCTAATATAATAATGGTAGGAGAATTAAGAGATATAGAGAGTGTTTCGGTGGCTCTTCAAGCAGCAGAAACAGGCCACTTAGTGCTCAGTACTCTTCACACTATAGACACAGTTTCTACTATTTCCAGGATCGTAGACATGTTTCCTCCGCATCAACAAAATCAAGTAAGATATCAACTAGCAAGTACTCTGGTTGGTATAATATCTCAAAGATTATTAAAGAGAAAAGACAAAACGGGACTTGTACCTGCATGCGAGGTTCTGATAGGTACATCCACGGTGAGAAAATGGATTAGAGAGAACAAACTTTCAGAAATCCCCAAGATCATAGAAGAAGGAAAGTTAGAAGGCATGCAATCTTTCAATCAAAATCTCTTAGAGCTATATAAAGCTAATATTATAGATGCAAATGAAGCTTTGATGGCAAGCCCCAATCCTTCTGACTTAGAGCTTGCCATCAAAGGAATAATAGCAGGCTAA
- a CDS encoding YicC family protein has product MRSMTASAFREFSINSLNFFLEIKGYNHRFLEIRVNLPDSLSFMEQDITREIKNHIKRGYILFSIKILKDYSNLYKLNVSLLNSILDELGKITGKEENISDWKEILANPQIFYMENRVFNDEDVLKLLNEATLLIKDFNKVREEEGKSIYNALKSSLDRIETLLFSIKREEELWHKEARGFVERKLREFSFKEIDENRLYQELALLLMKTDINEEIIRIDEFIRRFRTEMEKEEPIGKALEFMVQEMHREVSTLSSKTAKTLVMFYAVDIKKELEKIRELILNVE; this is encoded by the coding sequence ATGAGGAGCATGACTGCCTCAGCATTTAGGGAGTTCTCTATTAATAGCCTTAACTTTTTTTTGGAGATAAAAGGCTATAATCATAGATTTTTGGAAATTAGAGTAAATCTTCCTGACTCTCTCTCCTTTATGGAGCAAGATATAACGCGAGAAATTAAGAACCATATTAAGAGAGGATACATTTTGTTTTCCATTAAAATTCTTAAAGATTATTCAAACCTTTATAAACTTAATGTTTCTTTGTTGAATAGTATTCTTGATGAGCTCGGAAAAATAACAGGTAAGGAAGAGAATATCTCTGACTGGAAAGAGATACTTGCTAATCCTCAGATTTTTTATATGGAGAATAGAGTTTTTAATGATGAGGATGTATTAAAATTATTGAATGAGGCGACCCTTCTTATAAAGGATTTTAATAAGGTAAGGGAGGAAGAGGGTAAAAGTATATATAATGCTTTAAAAAGTAGTCTTGATAGGATCGAGACTTTACTTTTTTCTATCAAAAGAGAGGAGGAATTGTGGCATAAAGAGGCGAGAGGTTTTGTGGAAAGAAAATTAAGGGAGTTTAGTTTTAAAGAAATAGATGAGAATAGATTGTATCAAGAATTAGCTCTGTTACTTATGAAGACAGATATTAATGAAGAAATTATAAGAATAGATGAATTCATAAGAAGATTTAGAACTGAGATGGAAAAAGAAGAACCTATAGGAAAGGCTCTTGAGTTTATGGTGCAAGAAATGCATAGAGAGGTCAGTACTCTTTCTAGTAAAACTGCAAAGACTTTGGTTATGTTCTATGCTGTGGACATTAAAAAAGAGCTTGAAAAAATTCGCGAGTTAATATTAAATGTTGAATAG
- the aroQ gene encoding type II 3-dehydroquinate dehydratase, with product MARCKILVIHGPNLNLLGVREPNIYGEIGFEDLNRLIYEKAKEKDFDVTILQSNWEGQIVDWIQDIGAKSDYIIINAGAFTHYSYAIRDAISAVKKPTIEVHISNIYAREEFRHKSVIAPVSLGQISGFGVYSYLLALDYIDYILKTQK from the coding sequence ATGGCAAGATGTAAAATTCTTGTAATTCATGGTCCTAATTTAAACTTGCTTGGCGTTAGAGAGCCTAATATATATGGGGAAATAGGCTTTGAGGACCTTAATAGACTGATATATGAAAAAGCTAAAGAAAAGGATTTTGATGTAACTATTCTTCAGTCAAACTGGGAAGGTCAAATTGTAGATTGGATTCAAGATATAGGAGCAAAATCTGATTATATTATCATAAATGCAGGAGCGTTTACTCATTACAGTTATGCCATAAGAGACGCTATATCAGCGGTTAAAAAGCCAACTATAGAGGTACATATAAGTAACATTTATGCTCGGGAAGAATTTAGGCATAAGTCAGTTATAGCTCCTGTTTCTTTAGGACAAATCTCGGGTTTTGGAGTTTATAGTTATCTTCTTGCTTTAGATTATATTGATTACATCTTAAAGACGCAAAAGTAA
- the rpoZ gene encoding DNA-directed RNA polymerase subunit omega, translated as MKEIDIDTLISKIPNKYILTVVISRRARQLFEELKILKTVARDPLILAMEEVAQDKITYGEGSDSED; from the coding sequence ATGAAAGAGATAGATATTGATACTCTTATTTCAAAGATACCTAATAAGTATATTTTAACAGTAGTTATATCAAGAAGAGCAAGACAGCTTTTTGAGGAATTAAAGATTTTAAAAACTGTGGCGAGGGATCCATTAATACTTGCCATGGAAGAGGTAGCACAAGATAAGATTACTTATGGAGAGGGAAGTGATTCGGAAGATTAG
- the rsmI gene encoding 16S rRNA (cytidine(1402)-2'-O)-methyltransferase: MLLIVIYFTLYRNICQVEKNLYNLPMGKLYVVATPIGNLKDITIRAIDVLKMCPVIAAEDTRHTLILLKAYNIEDKILISYHKYNEEKRTELFLDFLLNKNMDVALVSDAGTPCISDPGYKIVRAAREKNIEVVSIPGPSSLTASLSISGLPTNEFLFIGFLPKEENKKLEKLLEIKKSNIKTFVIYESPKRIIKSLNTIKEVFPNSTICVCRELTKKFERTYYGDIEKVLLEISNDPYKEKGEYTVIVFWQNNLEPEETLSIEALLIDQVVKHKISLKEAVNIVAKMYNIPKKEIYKKSIELKNKFKEEEF, translated from the coding sequence ATGCTCCTCATTGTTATTTATTTTACTTTATATAGAAATATTTGCCAAGTAGAAAAAAACTTATATAATTTACCTATGGGCAAATTATATGTGGTAGCTACCCCAATAGGTAATTTGAAAGACATAACTATCCGAGCTATTGATGTTCTTAAAATGTGTCCTGTAATAGCAGCAGAAGACACAAGACATACCCTCATTCTTCTTAAAGCATATAATATAGAAGATAAAATCTTAATTTCATACCATAAATACAACGAAGAGAAGAGGACTGAGCTTTTCCTTGACTTTTTATTAAACAAGAATATGGATGTTGCTCTTGTATCTGACGCTGGAACTCCATGTATTTCAGACCCAGGATACAAAATAGTAAGAGCAGCAAGAGAAAAAAACATTGAAGTTGTTTCCATACCAGGCCCTTCATCTCTTACAGCTTCTCTTTCAATTTCTGGCCTTCCTACAAACGAATTTCTCTTCATAGGCTTTCTTCCCAAAGAAGAGAACAAAAAACTTGAAAAACTTTTGGAGATTAAGAAAAGTAATATCAAGACTTTTGTGATATATGAATCCCCCAAAAGAATAATTAAATCTCTAAATACCATAAAAGAAGTATTTCCAAACTCCACTATATGCGTATGCCGAGAGCTCACAAAAAAATTCGAAAGAACTTATTATGGAGATATAGAAAAAGTTCTTTTAGAAATAAGTAACGATCCTTATAAAGAAAAGGGCGAATATACAGTGATAGTTTTCTGGCAAAATAATTTGGAGCCTGAAGAAACTTTATCAATAGAAGCGCTCTTAATAGATCAAGTTGTAAAGCACAAAATTTCCTTGAAAGAAGCAGTAAATATAGTAGCTAAAATGTATAATATACCTAAGAAAGAGATTTATAAAAAAAGTATCGAATTAAAAAATAAGTTCAAAGAGGAGGAATTTTAG
- the gmk gene encoding guanylate kinase, with translation MFRGNLFVLSGPSGVGKDAILERILKIVPNLVKSVSYTTRPKRPSEEDGKNYFFVDEKKFKEMIENGEFLEWAVVHGYLYGTPKKMVEDCIKRGMDVILKIDVQGGVNVKKIYNEAKLIFVLPPDFNELKRRLISRETESLEDLNLRLRNAPLEISKISYYDYAVVNDNLDEAVDMVRCIIYAERHRLCKEKIEYFLNIFGGAKDERDRY, from the coding sequence ATGTTTAGAGGAAATCTTTTTGTCTTGTCAGGACCGTCAGGAGTTGGGAAGGATGCTATATTGGAGAGGATTTTAAAGATCGTGCCTAATCTTGTTAAATCAGTCTCTTATACTACAAGACCTAAAAGACCAAGTGAAGAAGATGGCAAAAATTATTTCTTTGTGGATGAAAAGAAGTTTAAAGAAATGATTGAAAATGGTGAGTTTTTAGAGTGGGCAGTGGTGCACGGATATCTTTATGGTACACCCAAGAAAATGGTTGAAGACTGTATTAAAAGGGGTATGGATGTAATATTAAAAATAGATGTACAGGGTGGAGTTAATGTAAAAAAGATTTATAATGAAGCCAAACTCATTTTTGTATTACCTCCTGACTTTAATGAATTGAAAAGAAGGCTTATAAGTAGAGAGACAGAAAGTTTAGAAGATTTAAATTTACGTTTAAGGAATGCCCCTCTTGAAATTTCTAAAATTTCTTATTATGATTATGCTGTTGTGAATGATAATCTAGATGAAGCTGTAGATATGGTAAGATGCATCATATATGCTGAAAGGCATAGGTTATGTAAAGAAAAGATAGAATATTTCTTGAATATTTTTGGAGGTGCAAAGGATGAAAGAGATAGATATTGA
- a CDS encoding DUF370 domain-containing protein, whose amino-acid sequence MKLVNIGFGNMVVSSRIVAIISPDSAPIKRFLSDAKTRNELIDATYGRKTRAVLVLDSGHIVLSALHPETIAARIEGGDKEEESY is encoded by the coding sequence ATGAAACTTGTTAATATAGGTTTTGGAAACATGGTAGTTAGTTCTCGTATTGTAGCTATTATAAGTCCTGATTCTGCACCAATAAAAAGGTTTTTATCTGATGCTAAAACAAGAAATGAACTTATAGATGCTACTTATGGGAGAAAAACACGAGCAGTTTTAGTCCTTGATAGTGGTCACATAGTTTTGTCTGCTTTACATCCCGAAACTATCGCGGCAAGAATAGAGGGCGGAGATAAGGAAGAGGAGAGTTATTAA
- the speD gene encoding adenosylmethionine decarboxylase: MKITGKSLGRHILAEMYNCNREILNDVEKIKEIMVKAAIEAGAEVVEVVFHKFSPYGVSGVVVISESHLAIHTWPEYGFAAADLFTCGDHVNPWKAFEYLNNYLQAEQFITFEAKRGILPIEAGNFTYKPEENKKEVKETVG, from the coding sequence GTGAAAATAACAGGGAAGTCTCTTGGGAGACATATTTTAGCAGAGATGTATAATTGCAACAGGGAGATTTTAAATGATGTAGAAAAGATTAAAGAGATTATGGTTAAAGCTGCTATCGAAGCAGGCGCAGAGGTAGTAGAGGTTGTATTTCATAAATTTAGTCCCTATGGAGTGAGTGGTGTAGTAGTAATATCTGAATCTCATCTTGCAATTCATACTTGGCCAGAGTATGGATTTGCAGCAGCCGATCTTTTTACCTGTGGTGACCATGTAAATCCTTGGAAGGCTTTCGAATACCTGAATAATTATTTACAGGCTGAGCAGTTTATTACCTTTGAGGCAAAAAGAGGAATTCTACCGATAGAAGCTGGTAATTTTACTTATAAGCCAGAGGAAAATAAGAAGGAGGTAAAAGAGACAGTAGGTTGA
- the speE gene encoding polyamine aminopropyltransferase has product MDAYWIIEKNHPSEIHWHGVSRFYYTGVSPFQKIEVIESSFYGKCLVLDGRIQSSEKDEFIYHEALVHPALLLNNSNRKKVLIMGGGEGATLREVLRHKDVEEAIMVDIDGEVVEVSKEYLPEWHQGAFEDPRTKLYITDAREFVERAEEKYDVIISDLSEPMEGSPAVKLFTYEFYNIIKEHLKEDGVFVMQAGTTHHLKIFFHAAMSSTLRRVFKIVRSYQAYVPAYDFIWSFIWASDKIDPKNFSEEDINNLIKAKGLENLRFYDGEAHKMMFSLPKHIRELIEREEKVAYDSAPLYAVED; this is encoded by the coding sequence ATGGATGCTTATTGGATTATTGAAAAAAACCATCCTAGTGAGATACATTGGCATGGAGTAAGCAGGTTTTATTATACTGGTGTTTCGCCATTTCAAAAGATAGAGGTCATTGAGAGTAGCTTTTATGGCAAATGTCTCGTGTTAGATGGAAGAATTCAGTCTAGTGAGAAAGATGAGTTTATTTATCACGAGGCATTAGTGCATCCTGCTTTATTGTTGAATAACTCTAATAGAAAAAAAGTATTAATAATGGGAGGAGGAGAAGGAGCTACATTAAGAGAGGTTTTACGGCATAAAGATGTAGAAGAGGCTATAATGGTGGATATAGATGGTGAGGTAGTCGAAGTCTCGAAGGAATACCTTCCTGAATGGCATCAGGGAGCCTTTGAAGATCCAAGAACAAAATTATACATAACTGATGCAAGGGAATTTGTAGAAAGAGCTGAAGAAAAATACGATGTAATAATAAGTGATTTATCAGAGCCTATGGAAGGTAGTCCTGCCGTAAAATTGTTCACTTATGAGTTTTATAATATTATAAAGGAGCATTTGAAAGAAGATGGAGTATTTGTAATGCAGGCAGGTACAACTCACCATCTTAAGATATTTTTTCATGCTGCAATGAGTTCTACTTTACGTAGGGTATTTAAAATAGTAAGATCCTATCAGGCTTACGTACCAGCCTATGACTTTATTTGGAGTTTTATATGGGCAAGTGATAAAATAGATCCAAAGAATTTCAGTGAGGAGGATATAAATAATTTAATTAAAGCAAAAGGTTTAGAAAATTTGAGGTTTTATGATGGAGAAGCGCATAAGATGATGTTTTCTCTTCCAAAACACATTAGAGAATTAATAGAAAGAGAAGAAAAAGTAGCTTATGATAGCGCTCCTCTATATGCGGTAGAGGATTAA
- the pgsA gene encoding CDP-diacylglycerol--glycerol-3-phosphate 3-phosphatidyltransferase: protein MNLPNILTIIRIFMLFPIVILIEVNAFLSGILFILAVFTDYLDGKIARRYNKISDLGKFLDPLADKILVLGILVYFVWLKYFSPWIVILILFREFMVTGLRLSLVQKGIVLPALKSGKLKTFFQDFSILLYLWNLPFKYILLMISLVLTLYSGFYYFYKYGKEIF, encoded by the coding sequence ATGAATTTGCCTAACATTTTAACAATTATAAGAATTTTTATGTTATTTCCTATAGTTATTCTCATAGAAGTAAATGCCTTTTTATCTGGGATATTGTTTATTCTTGCTGTATTTACCGATTATTTAGATGGAAAGATAGCAAGGAGATATAATAAAATCTCCGATTTAGGTAAATTTCTTGATCCTCTTGCAGACAAGATTCTTGTTTTAGGTATATTGGTTTATTTTGTATGGTTAAAGTACTTCTCTCCTTGGATTGTCATATTAATCCTTTTTAGAGAATTTATGGTTACTGGTTTGAGGCTCTCTCTTGTTCAAAAAGGTATTGTTCTTCCAGCTTTAAAATCAGGTAAGTTGAAGACCTTTTTTCAAGATTTCAGTATTTTGTTATATTTGTGGAACTTACCTTTTAAATATATACTACTAATGATATCTTTAGTTCTTACTCTTTATTCAGGTTTTTATTACTTCTATAAATATGGCAAAGAAATCTTCTGA
- the plsX gene encoding phosphate acyltransferase PlsX gives MKIALDAMGGDYAPLETTKGALEAIKESNITVVLVGKEEELQKILKDYEYDKSRIEIVNAEEVIEMHEHPAFAVKEKENSSIVKAIKLLKERKVDGAVSAGNTGAVMSSALLYLGRIKGIKRPAISTLIPTLTEVPSIILDIGANVDCKKEYLEQFALMGKIYMEEVFNIKDPKIALLNIGEEEGKGNQLAQETYNLLKNNPIFNFIGNVEGKDLFKGIANVIVCDGFVGNIAIKTAEGVAETLFELLSSEIKSSLWSTILGMLLKPKFKNVKKKLDYSEFGGAPLLGVDGTVIISHGRSKAKAIKNALKLAEKVVKLEINRKILEGLSKITDRGD, from the coding sequence ATGAAAATAGCCTTAGATGCTATGGGCGGAGACTACGCACCTCTTGAAACTACAAAAGGAGCATTAGAAGCAATCAAAGAAAGTAATATTACTGTAGTATTAGTAGGCAAAGAAGAGGAATTACAAAAAATCCTAAAAGACTATGAGTATGACAAATCCAGAATAGAAATTGTAAATGCAGAAGAAGTAATAGAGATGCATGAACATCCTGCCTTTGCAGTAAAAGAAAAGGAAAACTCTTCTATAGTAAAAGCAATAAAACTATTGAAAGAAAGAAAAGTTGATGGGGCAGTATCTGCAGGAAACACAGGAGCAGTAATGAGCAGTGCCTTATTATATTTAGGAAGAATAAAAGGAATTAAAAGGCCAGCCATCTCCACCTTAATTCCTACATTAACCGAGGTTCCATCAATAATTCTTGATATAGGGGCAAATGTGGATTGTAAAAAAGAATATTTAGAACAATTTGCTCTCATGGGGAAAATATATATGGAAGAAGTTTTCAACATAAAAGATCCTAAAATAGCCCTTTTGAACATAGGGGAGGAAGAAGGAAAGGGAAACCAGCTAGCACAAGAGACTTATAATCTTCTTAAAAATAATCCTATCTTTAACTTCATTGGAAATGTGGAAGGGAAAGATCTTTTCAAAGGAATAGCAAATGTTATTGTATGCGATGGGTTTGTAGGAAATATAGCCATCAAAACTGCCGAAGGAGTAGCAGAAACCCTTTTTGAACTTCTTTCTTCAGAAATAAAGAGTTCTCTTTGGAGCACTATACTAGGAATGTTGTTAAAACCTAAATTTAAAAATGTTAAGAAAAAACTTGATTATAGTGAGTTTGGAGGAGCTCCTCTCTTAGGGGTAGATGGAACTGTAATAATCTCTCACGGAAGATCAAAAGCAAAGGCAATAAAAAATGCATTAAAACTTGCGGAGAAAGTGGTAAAATTAGAAATAAATAGAAAAATTTTAGAGGGGTTGAGTAAAATAACAGATAGGGGGGATTAG
- a CDS encoding shikimate kinase, whose product MKRDKISVVGFMGSGKTTIGLLLANFLNYFFYDLDEYIEKKEGKSIKDIFADYGEEHFRNLESFYLKELIEKHNKIVISTGGGIIKREINRKLLKEKTFVVFLDGSFEVFMNRLEGTEEKDKRPLMSLGKDELYNLWISRKPLYEEVATLKINVDSKTPYQIVREILDFYGKM is encoded by the coding sequence ATGAAAAGGGATAAAATATCCGTTGTAGGATTCATGGGAAGTGGTAAAACAACTATTGGTCTATTATTGGCTAATTTTTTGAATTATTTTTTTTATGATCTTGATGAGTATATTGAAAAAAAAGAGGGAAAAAGTATAAAAGATATTTTTGCAGATTACGGAGAAGAACATTTTAGGAATTTGGAATCTTTTTATCTAAAGGAATTAATAGAAAAACATAACAAGATTGTAATCTCTACTGGAGGGGGCATAATTAAAAGAGAGATTAATAGAAAGCTTCTTAAGGAAAAGACTTTTGTTGTTTTCTTAGATGGCAGTTTTGAGGTTTTTATGAATAGATTAGAAGGAACAGAGGAAAAGGATAAAAGGCCTTTAATGAGTTTGGGTAAAGATGAACTTTATAATTTATGGATTTCTAGGAAACCTTTATATGAAGAGGTCGCTACTTTGAAGATAAATGTAGATAGTAAGACTCCTTATCAAATTGTAAGGGAGATATTAGATTTTTATGGCAAGATGTAA